In Blastopirellula marina, the genomic stretch AGCTCACGATGCTTGTCCCGATTGGTGGGTCGTTCATGATATTGGGATGGATTCTGTTTTTGATAACCGTTCTATTGTTCGAGCCGTTGGTAGATCGGGAAGACTTGGAATAATAGCTGCCCATTTGAAGCGAAGGTCTCTATGTCTCGTTTTGCTGCGATCGAAGTTGAAATGCGCCGGCAGACGATATGCCAGGCCATTGCGGTAGGGATTCTTGCCCTATGGGTGCTCTTTTGGCTGCAAGCCGTCTTGATCCCGTTTGTGCTGGCGATTTTCATCGTTAGCGGCCTAACACCGGTATTGTCGAACATTCAAAACCGGCTTTCGACGACTCGCCTGGTGGCCGTTCTGATCGCGTCGATCATTGGAATTGCCCTGGTGTTCGTCCTCTGGAGCATCATTTGGATTTCGATTGCCCAATTGAAACAAGAAGGTGGCAAGTACGTGCAAGGTGCGAAGGCATGGAGGGACGCCGTACCTGAATGGGTAAGACAACCAGAATTGGCTTTTCAAAGTTTGCTAACGTCAGATTCAGGTTCTGATGTCGCCGCGGCAGAGAAAACACCTGACGTTGAAGAGGCTGCCGTACCGATGGCGGGAACGCTGGATGAACAAGTTGCCCGACATAATACAATTTCCACGCAGTCAGGCCCTTCGCATGACATGGTCTCGGAAATGATCAACGACATGGTCAAGAACAGCCTGAGCAAGCTGACGGATTCCATGTCATATGTCATTCAAACAAGCACGATGGTCGTTATCTTTCTCTTCTTCTTACTGCTTGGAAGTTCGCAGGCCACACTCCCGGAGAATACCTGGCAAGAGATCGACGCAAAGATCCGAGAATACATCCTCACAAAGTCACTGATCTCGTTCTTTACAGGGCTTGCGTTTGGATTTGTCTTGTGGCTGTTCGGTATACCTTTGGCAGCCGTGTTTGCTCTGCTTGCCTTTCTTTTTAACTTCATCCCTAATATTGGCCCGATTCTCGCGTGTTTGTTACCACTGCCGCTAATCGTGCTCGATCCAGAAATGACCTGGTGGGGAATGACGCTGGTGATCGTTCTTTCTTCGGCCGTGCAGATTATCAGCGGCAACGTGATCGAGCCGCGGATGATGGGGGATTCGTTCGACGTTCACCCGATCGCGATTTTATTGGCATTGATGTTCTGGTCGCTCATCTGGGGCATGATCGGCATGTTTCTGGCCGTGCCCATGACTGCAATCATGAAGATATTGTTCGCGAAGTTCGAGATGACCCGCCCTCTAGCAGACTTGTTAGCTGGGAGAATTGATCGGTTCAGCTTCAAGAATTTCAACTTCGGAGGCACTTACGGTGAAAGTGCCTCGGACGGGAAGGGTGCTGAAGCCTGATCGCGGAATCCGATTCTGTGGCATCGCGTCTCAACGAGGACGACGATGCCAGGTGACACCGACATTGGGGTCACGCCAATTGCTCTTGCGAGAGCGTTTGAGGAGGACTAGTTGTCCCCCTCCAGGCGGTAGGCGATTTCGTCATCATCTTCGAGAGGACTGTGGCAGTGTTCGCACACGAGTTCACTTGTGCGATCTTTTTTGCCATGAACGACGTTGTCGCATTCCAGGCACCGATACATCAGTGCGAAGGAAATCGTCTCGGTATCGATCAGAATGTTCTGAGATTTGACAATCATTTCGGAAGCCTCATTTCGTTACTGGCAGGCGAAGGGGCCTCTACTTCCGTGCATATTGCCCGAAAGTGGATTCGTTATCACAACAGAAATCTTGGGGTGACACTAAATTACGCGATGCAAACAACCATAAACAGGAACGGGACCGGAACGCATCAAGACAAAACCATGCGTAAAGGTGGTTGGTTTTCCTCAAAGGTGGTTGTTAAGCATTAAACTAGGGTCTTATGGATTTGAAGCGAGCGAAAACTCCCTACGGCTTGTCTCGTAATACGAGAGTTAGCGCCTCCAGGACATATGACCGAGAGAAGCGAAATGTTTCAAATTTACAATTCAAAACAGCACGAAACTCAGATTAGGACGCGGAGAACGTGGCGACTTAGGTCAACTCAGCGAAGATTTTTCCGCCAGAGGTAGCAGAACGCAGATTAATGGCGTAGCGATTCCCAGGCGTGAATCAGTAAGTCGGCGG encodes the following:
- a CDS encoding AI-2E family transporter: MSRFAAIEVEMRRQTICQAIAVGILALWVLFWLQAVLIPFVLAIFIVSGLTPVLSNIQNRLSTTRLVAVLIASIIGIALVFVLWSIIWISIAQLKQEGGKYVQGAKAWRDAVPEWVRQPELAFQSLLTSDSGSDVAAAEKTPDVEEAAVPMAGTLDEQVARHNTISTQSGPSHDMVSEMINDMVKNSLSKLTDSMSYVIQTSTMVVIFLFFLLLGSSQATLPENTWQEIDAKIREYILTKSLISFFTGLAFGFVLWLFGIPLAAVFALLAFLFNFIPNIGPILACLLPLPLIVLDPEMTWWGMTLVIVLSSAVQIISGNVIEPRMMGDSFDVHPIAILLALMFWSLIWGMIGMFLAVPMTAIMKILFAKFEMTRPLADLLAGRIDRFSFKNFNFGGTYGESASDGKGAEA